CTAAGAGCAAAACCAAATGAAGTTAAATTTTTAATGATAGACCCTAAAAAAGTTGAACTTTCAGTTTATTCTAGAGTTCCACACATGCTAGCACCAGTTATTTCTGATATGAAGCAAGCAGCGAATGCATTAAAAATGGTTGTTGCTGAAATGGAAAGACGTTATGAATTATTTATGAACTTAGGTGTTAGAAATATTGATGGATACAACAGAAAAGTTGCAGATTCTAAAAAAATGCCATTTCAAGTTATTATTATTGATGAGCTTGCTGACTTAATGATGACTGGTGATAGAAAACAAGTTGAAGAATCAATTATGAGAATTACTCAAATGGCTCGTGCTGCTGGTATACATTTGATTGTTGCTACTCAAAGACCATCAACAGATGTTATAACAGGAACAATTAAAACTAACATACCAACAAGAATTGCTTTTGCTGTAACTACAGGAATTGACTCAAGAACAATCTTAGACTCAACTGGTGCTGAAAACCTATTAGGTAGAGGTGACATGTTGTTTATGCCACCAGGTGGCGGAGATCTAATGAGAGCCCAAGGTGCTTACTTAAGCGATGAAGAAATTGAAGAAATTGTTGATTTCACAATTGCTCAACAACAAGCAATCTATTCTGATGAATTTGATCAAAATAATTTAAATTCAATTGGGTCAACTGATGAATTATATTCACAAGTTAAACAATTTGTTATTGAAAAACAAGATGCATCTTCATCTTCAATTAAAGGTAAATTTAGAATTGCCGATGCTAGAGCAACCAATATTCTAAATCAATTAGAAGAAGAAGGAATTGTTGGACCAAAAAATGGTTCAAGACCTAGAGAAGTATTAGTTGACAAATAAAACCCTTTATTTTAGGGTTTTATTTTTCTAAAATAATAGAAAGGATAAGTAAAATGGAATTAAAAAATAAGGTTAGCAATTTACCAAATAAGCCAGGTTGTTATTTATATTTAAATAAAGATAATCACGTTATTTATGTAGGTAAAGCAAAAAACTTAAAGAAAAGAGTTTCTTCATACTTTGATAGAGCTCAAAATTTAAAAACAACAAGGTTAGTAAGAGAAATTATTGATCTTGAATATTTTGTGGTTTCAAATGAAAAAGAGTCTTTGCTTTTGGAAGAAAACTTAATTAAAAAATATAGACCGAAATATAATGTGCTATTAAATGATGATAAAGCTTATCCATATATTATTATTACTAATGAAAAAAATCCATCATATAAGTATGTAAGGAAATTAGATAAAAAAGCACTAAGAAGTTTTGGGCCTTTGCCAATAGGTTCAAATGCAAGAGAGACTTTAATAACATTGCAAAGACTATTTCCATTGAGAAGATGTAAAGGTGATTTAGGCAAACCATGTTTACACTACTTTATTGGTCAATGTAGTGGAGCTTGTTTTAAAGATGTTGATAAACAATACTATCAAGAACAAATTAAAAAAGTTGATAATTTTTTCAAGGGAAACATAAATGAAGTAAAAACGATACTTACAAATCAAATGCAGAAAGCAGCTGAAAACTTACAGTTTGAAGAAGCTCAAAGAATTAAAGAACAAATTATAAGTTTAGATTTCACAACAACAAAACAAAATGTTGAGTTTAAAAGTCAAGCTGATGTTGATGTTATAAGTTATTATATTGAAGAAGAAAAAATTGCTCTTGTAACTTTATTTTACAGATCAGGTAAATTGCTTTTCAAAGATGAACATGTACAACTTTATTTTGAACAAGACCTTACTGACTTGATAGATTCATTCATGACTCAAATTTATGAAAAAAATATTTTACCCAACAAAATAATAGTTGACAAAGAAATTGAATTATTTGACATGAACGAAAAATATAAGTCATTATTGACTCATCCCATAAAAGAAGAAGAAAAAATAATTTATCAAATAGCTATAGATAATGCAAAAGAAGCAATAAGAAAATCTAAAATATCTACGACAACTAATATTGGTAATGAAAATGAATTATTATTACAACTACAAGAAAAAGCAAAGCTTAACAAAGAACCATATAGATTGGAAATGTTCGATATATCAAACATTGGAAATGAGTTTATTATTGGAAGTTGTGTTGTTTATATAAATGGTAAACCTGTCAGAAATGAATTTAGAAAATATAACATTGAAAGTAAGTTTAAATCTGATTATGACAGAATGAAGGAAATGTTATACCGAAGATTTCAAAAGGCTCTGCTTGAAAAAAGAATGCTACCAGATTTAATAATCATGGATGGTGGAATAATTCAGGTACATGCTGCAAAAGAAATAATAAATGCATTAGGCTTATCTGAAATACAAATTATTGGATTAGTTAAAGATGAACATCATAATACATCATTTTTGCTTGATACTAATGAAGATGAAGTTAACATAAAAGATCAACCAAAATTGTTTAACTGATTAAGCAGTATTCAAATTAGAGTTGATGAGTATGCAAAGTCAGGATTTAGAAAAAAACAAAACAATTCATTTTTAAAATCAGAACTTGAAG
The Mesoplasma entomophilum DNA segment above includes these coding regions:
- the uvrC gene encoding excinuclease ABC subunit UvrC codes for the protein MELKNKVSNLPNKPGCYLYLNKDNHVIYVGKAKNLKKRVSSYFDRAQNLKTTRLVREIIDLEYFVVSNEKESLLLEENLIKKYRPKYNVLLNDDKAYPYIIITNEKNPSYKYVRKLDKKALRSFGPLPIGSNARETLITLQRLFPLRRCKGDLGKPCLHYFIGQCSGACFKDVDKQYYQEQIKKVDNFFKGNINEVKTILTNQMQKAAENLQFEEAQRIKEQIISLDFTTTKQNVEFKSQADVDVISYYIEEEKIALVTLFYRSGKLLFKDEHVQLYFEQDLTDLIDSFMTQIYEKNILPNKIIVDKEIELFDMNEKYKSLLTHPIKEEEKIIYQIAIDNAKEAIRKSKISTTTNIGNENELLLQLQEKAKLNKEPYRLEMFDISNIGNEFIIGSCVVYINGKPVRNEFRKYNIESKFKSDYDRMKEMLYRRFQKALLEKRMLPDLIIMDGGIIQVHAAKEIINALGLSEIQIIGLVKDEHHNTSFLLDTNEDEVNIKDQPKLFNWLSSIQIRVDEYAKSGFRKKQNNSFLKSELEGVEGLGKKRIQDLFKKYNTISEIEQADQEDLFKILKNKKALDNLNIYLKNRK